From the genome of Spinacia oleracea cultivar Varoflay chromosome 2, BTI_SOV_V1, whole genome shotgun sequence, one region includes:
- the LOC110793735 gene encoding uncharacterized protein — MADSSKFHSALNVTNVKSLITITLDMETADYYSWATLFKVQAKVHQVLHHILPPTDAVELQKYEATKAADLPLWTRLDAAVLQWIYGTISHDILQSILVLDDVAADAWQRVKQIFLDNQNARVAYLETKFTTTTLAQFTSVIEYYTRLKSLVDQLGSVGAPVSDTRLVLRLLAGLPASYKHFVTTIQQKSVLPVRL; from the coding sequence ATGGCAGATTCCTCAAAATTCCACTCGGCTCTCAATGTGACCAACGTGAAAAGTCTCATCACCATCACGTTGGACATGGAAACTGCTGACTATTACTCGTGGGCAACCCTCTTCAAAGTGCAAGCCAAGGTGCATCAGGTCCTCCACCATATCCTCCCTCCCACAGACGCGGTTGAACTGCAGAAATACGAGGCGACCAAGGCTGCTGACCTCCCATTATGGACTCGCCTCGATGCTGCCGTTCTCCAGTGGATATACGGTACTATTTCCCATGACATTCTTCAATCCATTCTCGTTCTTGATGATGTTGCAGCGGATGCCTGGCAACGGGTTAAACAAATCTTCTTGGACAATCAGAATGCACGGGTTGCGTACCTTGAGACCAAATTCACCACCACAACCTTGGCCCAATTCACGTCCGTGATCGAGTACTACACTCGACTCAAATCCCTTGTAGATCAGTTGGGTAGTGTTGGAGCACCGGTATCGGACACAAGGTTGGTTTTACGTCTGCTCGCAGGTCTACCGGCCTCTTATAAACACTTTGTCACCACCATCCAACAGAAGTCAGTtcttcctgttaggttatga
- the LOC110793734 gene encoding uncharacterized protein encodes MLYVVGANPPSHVMEGFGRRIWRNKGVDKVVLAAKGVYLVRFTTMDRRDEVLASTRPFFDSKPIVLKPWTQDMDFTKEDLHSVPIWVKLHQLAFKYWGEKSLRKIVGQLGVMKQVDSATAKRDKLQFSRVQIEVMVEQSFPDVIKFINERREQMEVRVEYEWRPVVCAHCKGVGHEVAKCKKITGRRVWVPRQIVSTTIPSGSTGLVKDNTPDNAANNDSDTTDTFTTVSNPSRRVLARPVGVNTVNQFQALDDDLSVRSVMGDINQVHAAGGGNSSGCNG; translated from the coding sequence ATGCTGTATGTGGTAGGTGCTAATCCACCAAGTCATGTCATGGAGGGATTCGGTCGAAGAATTTGGAGGAATAAGGGGGTGGATAAGGTGGTGTTGGCTGCGAAAGGGGTTTACCTGGTTCGATTCACCACCATGGATAGGAGGGATGAAGTGTTGGCTTCTACCAGACCATTTTTTGATAGTAAACCTATAGTGCTGAAACCTTGGACTCAGGATATGGATTTCACCAAAGAAGATCTGCATTCTGTTCCCATCTGGGTAAAGCTGCATCAATTGGCATTCAAGTACTGGGGTGAGAAGAGTTTGAGAAAGATTGTTGGGCAACTGGGGGTGATGAAACAAGTGGATAGTGCCACTGCTAAGAGAGATAAACTTCAATTTTCAAGGGTTCAGATTGAAGTCATGGTGGAGCAATCTTTCCCTGATGTAATTAAGTTCATTAATgaaaggagggaacaaatggAGGTGAGAGTGGAGTATGAATGGAGACCTGTTGTGTGTGCTCATTGTAAAGGTGTTGGCCATGAAGTAGCTAAGTGCAAGAAAATCACTGGTAGGAGGGTTTGGGTTCCAAGGCAGATTGTATCTACAACCATACCTAGTGGGAGCACTGGGCTGGTGAAGGATAACACACCTGATAATGCTGCTAATAATGATAGTGATACTACTGATACATTCACTACTGTGTCTAATCCAAGTAGGAGAGTCTTGGCAAGACCTGTGGGGGTCAATACTGTTAACCAATTCCAAGCTTTAGATGATGATCTGAGTGTGAGGAGTGTTATGGGGGATATCAACCAAGTTCATGCAGCTGGAGGAGGGAACTCTTCTGGATGCAATGGATAG